The genomic stretch CACAAAGCGATGCCTTTGCCGCCAGGGTTGGTGGTGCTGGCGCGATTGTCACCTTTACCGGTGTGGTACGCGATGCGGATGCCGGGGATCTGGTGGCGATGGAGATTGAGCATTACCCGGCGATGACCCAAAAGGCGCTGGAGGCGATAGCCGCTGAGGCCAAGACCCGCTGGTCGCTGGCGGATGTGCTGGTGATACACCGCTACGGCCGCCTGGTGCCGGGCGAGCGGATCATGATGGTGGCCACAGCCGCGCGCCATCGCAAACATGCTTTTGAGGCGGCTGAATTCCTGATGGATTATCTGAAGTCGCGGGCGCCCTTCTGGAAGAAGGAGATCCTGGCGGATGGCCAGGCGGATTGGGTGGCTGCCAAGGCAGATGACGAGGCGGCGCTGGAGCGCTGGTAGTTGAGCGGCGCAGCCGGTGTGGTAAAACAACAAGACGTCAGGTCCAGCAACAGGGGGGGGGCTCCCGCCTGTTGCGGCACATT from Phaeobacter sp. G2 encodes the following:
- a CDS encoding molybdenum cofactor biosynthesis protein MoaE, which produces MQVRVQHERFELGAQSDAFAARVGGAGAIVTFTGVVRDADAGDLVAMEIEHYPAMTQKALEAIAAEAKTRWSLADVLVIHRYGRLVPGERIMMVATAARHRKHAFEAAEFLMDYLKSRAPFWKKEILADGQADWVAAKADDEAALERW